GACGAGTTAAGTGAAGAACAGGCTAAAGCCGACCGGGATGTGGAGCTGGAAGCTGAGATTCTGACCGATCTGAAGCAAAATCTTCAGAAAATCACCCAGCATGGCAACCGGGCAGCCTCCATCGTAAAAGGTATGCTTCAGCATTCGCGGGCCAGCACCGGGCAGCGGGAGGCAATTGATCTGAACGCTCTGGCCGACGAATACCTGCGTCTGGCGTATCATGGTTTACGGGCCAAAGACAAAACCTTCAACGCCCAGCTTAAAACCGATCTGGATGCTTCGCTGGGTACCATTAGTGTCATTCCGCAGGATATAGGTCGGGTGCTGCTCAACTTATTTACCAATGCCTTCTATGCTGTTCATCAGCGTCAGAAAAAAGGTGAAGGCCCCGCTTACCAGCCTACAGTAACGGTGCGTACCCGATGTATTGATAAAGAAGCGGTTATTTCGGTAAGCGATAACGGTACAGGCATACCTGAAGAACTTCAGTCAAAAATCTTCCAGCCTTTTTTTACTACCAAACCTACTGGCGAGGGCACGGGCCTTGGCCTCTCGCTGGCGTATGATATTGTTACGAAGGGGCATAACGGTACCATGACGGTCGAAAGCAGGGAAGGCGAAGGGACAACCTTTACCATCGCTTTGCCGGCTTAATGAATAATGCAGAATGACTAATGGATTAATGAGTGGACAGAACATTATTCATTAGTCATTCTGCATTTTTATGTTCAGGGTTTTAAGACCACTTTGGTGCAATCGTCTTCTTTATTTTTGAAAAGTTCATATGCACGGGAGGCTTCGGATAGAGGCAGAATATGTGAGATAATATCGTCCAGTACCACCTTGCCTTGTACAACCAGATCCAGCAAATGGTCGATATTTTTATGGACAAACGACTGACCTGTGCGGATGGTAATGCCTTTGTCGAACACGCGCCCAATAGGGAAGTTGTCGGTTGGGCTGCCGTATACGCCAACGACCGATACAATACCGCCACGACGTACCGCCCGAAAGCATAACTCCAGTACTTTGGTGGTGCCTTTTTCCAGATTGATAACGGCTTTGGCTTTTTCGAGCAGCGAGCGATTGGCTTCCATGCCTACAGCATCGACACAGACATCGGCTCCCCTGCCTGAAGTCATGGATCGGATAGCTTCCACCACATCGACCTCGTCGGGATTGAGGGTTTCAACTTTATTAACCCGACGAGCCCGTTCCAGTCGATAGTTGAGTGGGTCGATGGCAATTACCCGGCCTGCGCCCTGTATCCAGGCCGATTTTTGCGCCATAAGCCCCACTGGGCCCGATCCGAAAATAGCCACTGTTTCGCCCCCTTTCAGTTCGCCCCATTCGATAGCGCTCCAGCCGGTTGGGAAAATATCGGTCAAAAAAATCACCTGTTCATCCTTCAGCGATTCGGGGACGTGTCGCAGCCCATAATCGGCATAGGGTACACGGACATACTCGGCCTGTCCACCGTTGTAGCCACCATAAAGATCGGTATACCCAAACAAACCACCCCCTTTTTCACTGAGCAGATCCCCATCAGGGCCATAATGTTTGTGGTTTGAGTTCTCACACTGCATTTGCAGGTTCTGCTGACAGAAAAAGCAATGGCCACAGGCAATGGTAAAGGGAACGACCACCCGATCGCCTTTTTTCAGGTTCGTGACACCAGTGCCTACCTCTTCCACAATACCCATAAACTCATGGCCGATCACCTCATTTTCCAGTTGGGGAATGAACCCGTCATAAATGTGTAGATCGGAGCCGCAGATGGCCGTAGAGGTTACGCGAATCAGTGCATCACGAGCATCTTCAATGCGTGGATCAGCGGTATTTTCAACGCGGATATCGCCAATTTTATGGAATACGGCAGCTCTCATCTGGTTAATTCGATTGAAAAGAAAACGTCGAGAGAATGTCTGGATTAGCAGTAGCCTGCATCACCAGGTGTTTAAGCCATTCAAGTACGTTTTTATCAACCTAAATAGAGCGAGTTTGTTAACACCTGAATCGGAGAAGGTAGCTGAAATATGCCCAGAATACCCACATTGTGAGCAGATGGGCCGTCGATAATGAGTTATGTCTGAACCGAAATTGATAACAAAAACTTAATATTGGGCTTTTGTTTGTGCCTTTTTTTTCGTATTTCTTTGTAGATTTTTTGTTAACTTCTGACACTACAAAAACACAGGAATGAAAGCTAAGAAAAAGGAGCTTGCCGAGTCGATTGCTACATCTATCGAAGCAAAATTAAGTGGATCGGCTGCAGCATCGAAGAAATTCAAAAAAGCCATTGAAAAATCGGCCGATAAACTGGCTAAAAAACTGGTGAAACTGTATAAGAAAGCCAATAAGGCTGCTAAGCCCAAAGCGAAGGCGACACCTAAGGCGAAAAAAGCGAAGCCAGCTCCTGCAACAGCCGCTTAAAGCGATTTATACGAATTGATTTCGTCATTTTGACGAAGCTATTTCAACCTAGCTTACGGATTACCCCAACCCCCTAAAGGGGGTTCGGCCTCGCTCTATTCGATTTAGGCCCCCTTTAGGGGGTTGGGGTAATCCGTAAGCTAGGTTGAAATAGTTTCTTACTTAAGATCCTTCCCAGCAATGTCTTCCCAGCGATAATAATGGAACGTTTTGCCTTCCGACATGGCCACAAATAACCCGTGTGGAAACTGTTTACCAAGCGCTATATTCGTTACATCGGAGCCGTCGCTGACCTGAGCGGCTACTTTCACCACTTTCAGGAGCTTATGTTCGTTCGGCCGGCCGGGTTCGCCCTCACGTCGGAAAATATGGAATTGATTTGCCCCCTGATCCGATACAAGCAGATACCCCGTTTTAGGGCCTGTTTTATAAATAGAAATGCCTTCATGATCTTCCGCAAAACCGGTTTTGGCAAACAGAGCTAGTTCATTATTTCCTCGTTCTGGGTCGGCATAGTATTTACGAACGCCAACGCCTTCGTCGGAATAGTAGACGTAGCCTAGTTCGTTATCGACTGCTATCGATTCAATTTCCTTCTTACCGCTATAGGTGCCAAACTTCCGAATCAGCGTTGCTTTTACGTGGCCCGACCCATCATCCTCCAGCTTATACTGACCGATATAGGACCCCGTCGTAGGCCCCGTTTTTCGTCCTACCATGGCATACACTATACCGGATGGCGCCTTGTAAAGCGCAATGCCCATCAGATCGCGAAAGCCACTAGCCGTGTCGCCCACAAACATATCAAGCCCCCCCTTGTCGACAGGCTGCATGTCGGGCAGCGAAAAGATTCGGAGCTTATGCGTAAATCGTTCGGTAGTTACAGCAATATCGGTAGGTTTCCCGGCTAATTTCAAACCGTAGGCAATGTCGACGTTGTTCGGGCGCTTCAGATCATGGACTTCCTTGACGATTTTCCCGTTCAGATCGAAAACATACAGACCGCCATCCTGATCCTTATCGGTGCCGATAATCAGGCTTTTAGCGTGATCGGATGGATTGATCCAGATAGCCGGATCGTCGGTATCGTGACGAACGGTATCGGTAATAATGACTGGCTTGACCACCTGCTGCGCCGTTGACTGAGTTGACTGACAGGCAACCAGGGACAAGGTTATGACTAGATAAAACTTCATGAATAGGCAAAAGTTACTACACAGCGATGCACCGAGAAATGACGAGATTCACCGAGATGTAAAGTGTATCTCCTTTTTCCTCTGCGCATCGCTGTGTCACAAGCATTTAAATCTAGTTTGTTCCGAAAGCGCCAATCGTTGTCGAAGGAGCAGGCGATTTATACAGCGTACCATTGGCCAATGAAATACCATCGGCATACAGGCGCGTAAAACTTGTGATGCCTTTTCCGATAGCTGGAGAACCGCTTTGTAGCCGGAAATCCCAGGCCGTGTTGAAAATGGCATTTTTAGAATCGGTTGAGAGCGGGTAGTTTACGAATTTCGGATCGTTATCACCAACGGTTTTGCTGATCACATCATTGGTTCCGGTCAGAATTTCGGTCGAAGGCTGGAAGCCCGTTACACCATCCTGCGTATAGCCGTAATACAGGTTGTTACTCACTTTAGTCCGGTTGTCTTCTGGGTTTTTAGGATCACGTTTTACCCCGAAACGGTCATTGGCCAGCAAATTATTGTATAGTTCGGCCCGAACGCCCACTTCTACCCAGATCGATCCTCCTTTGATGGTCGGACGACGCCAGCCAGCATTCACAATCGTATTATTGTAGGCAACAACATACGCTTGCGGAGTGCGGTCGCCCGTGTTGGAAAGTTTGAGTGCGTTTGTGTTTGGGCTATAAATCAGGTTGTAAGCTACATCGGCCTGAACGCCCGATTTGATGTTGATGGCATCGCCACCCGATACACCCTGTGTGTAAATCTTGTTGTTGGCAATGATCACTTTACCACCCTCAATGTAGAAACCATCTTCGTTCTGATTGTTCAGGCGGCTATTAACGATCACCAGCTTGCCATTGACGTTCGAATAGTTGATGGCTGGAACGTGGTTACCAGCGGCCGCCTTGTATAAACCCGCTTTTACCGACGGTGAACTTTCTGTTGTTACGGCACCGCCATATTCGAGGATGGCATTGTCGAGCAGCAGTTCGGCGCAGGTAGGCGCGGCAATGAGGCCGCCCCACAGGCTACCCCACTGATTGGCGGTGGTTTTCCAGGCGTCGGGAACGGTAAACTTAACCGGGTTAGCCGAGGTTCCCATTACGTACAGGTTCCCTTTGATGATAAATTCTGGCTTTACGGTCGAATCACTGAAGACGATAGTAACGCCTTCTTCAATAACCAGCGACTGGCTGGCTGGAACCTGCAGGTGTCCCGTGATTTTGTAGGTGCTTCCTTTGGTCCAGGTGCCTGATACATCGCCCGAAACGGCGTCTTTCACAACAGGAGTCGGCGTTACCGTTTGATTCGAATCGTCGCTCTTTGAACAGCCGATCAAGACAGCCGCTGATAGCGCAGCCAGGATAAATACTTTTTTCATCGTTGTTTTGGTTATGAATTTGTTTTCTTTTGTTGAGTGCAGCCGTGGCAGCGAAAAGGTTATAACTTGTAGCGGATGCCTAGCACATACGAGCGTTGGTAGAAATCACGGCGGATGAGTGTCTTGCCCGATATGTCTTGGTTGGGGATGTCTGAATTTTTGCTGTTGACATTCTTGATGAAAATCTCCGTGGGTGTATTCAGTAGATTATTGGCTTTGGCAAATAGTAGGAATCCCCCGCCTGAACTGGCTCGGCCTGAACTGGCTCGGCCTGAACTGGCTCGGCCAAGTCGCTTTTCGAGCGAAGCATCCATCTGGACAAAGCCTTTCTGATACAGATCGTTATCTACAAACTGCGATACGGTATTGATACGGCCACCCGTGTAGCTGGCGGCAAGCTGGCCATCGAAGCCGTGTTCGGTGTCTTTGTAGAGCAGCGACAGGTTAGCTACGTGTGCCGACTGGCCATACAACGCCCGCGTTTGATTGACCGTGATCGTTTCCAGATCGCCCTGTGTATTGCGGATACGCTTCGATTTGGGTGTGGTAATGCTGGAGTTTGTATAGGTGTAATTGGCCTTTATCCCCCATTGCCGGAAATACTTGATGGCATCCAGTTCCAGGCCGAAGTTGGTCGCATTACCGAAATTGCCCGGTCCGTAATACAAATCCTGACCGCGAATGGCGTCTTTTTGCAGCGTGTATTCGATCGGGTCCTGAATGTGCTTGTAGAAAAGACCGATCATAAACTGTTCCAGCGGACGTGGAAAAAACTCGTAGCGTAAATCCACATTGTCGGCAATGGCCCGCTTCAGATTAGGATTGCCCCGCTCCTGATACTCTTCGTTGACAATCCGGTAGGGGACAATCTCGAAAAAGCCAGGTCGGTTCAAGGACCGGAAGTACGACAGGCGCCAGTTGGTTTGCTCGGTAGGTCGATAGCGGACGTGCAGGCTGGGTAACAAATCGGTGTAAACCTGGCTACCGGTTGGGTTATCTTCACCAATCGGGAATTTCATGGCGTAGTGCTGATCGGTATGCTCAACCCGTACCCCCCCCGTAATTTCGAGGGGTGTATCGGTGGTGCGGAATTGAAGGTAACCGGATGTCGTTTTCTCGCTGGCGTCGTAATTCAGGGCCGAGGCAACAGAGCCAAGGGGGTTCTGAATGGTCCAGACAATCTGGTTGTAATCACTGAAATCGACACCGTATTGGGCAAACGGGTTGCTTGGTCGAAGTGTGTAATTATTGTAAAAGTTAGTCCGTTGCTTATCACGGTATAGGCCACCGGCCAGCCATTCGACGGCTACACCCGCCAGGTTTGTTTTCAGCGTTAGGTTCAGATACCCCGCCAGATCCGTATCCGAGTTATGCTCCCATCGGCGTTGCCCATCCTGAACCGTCGTTCGTTTTTCAACAAAATTCTGGCGAATACCCAGCAAGGGTACATAGGTTTGATCGGGCACTTCGTTCGTCGCCGTCGAGTAAACGGTTGACCAGTTGATGCCAAAATTGGGCGTTAGCTGATGCGTTCCCTGAAGTGTGCTGTTGTAAATTTTCTGCTTCGTCAGTCGTGAGCGGGTTTCAAAACCCAGGGTTGCATTGCCCAGAACCGGATCGAAACCGCCAATGCCCAGTTCCGTCGATTTGGTTTCGCGGATTTGCTCATTGGCCAGGCTGATGAGTGCGTTGAACCACTGGATTTTATTTCGTTCATTAACCCGAAAGTCCATCTTGGCATGGATTCCATAGCGGGTTTGCCGTTCGGAGTACTCGCGCTCACTTTGTTTGTTGAGGGTAACACCCCGTAATGTATCGACCACATCACCATTGAAAAACAGGCTGTTGCTGCCTCGATACGTATTTTGGAGACTACCTGCCAGCATGACTCCCAATTTGCGGTTGAAAAATCGGTTGCCAATGGCAAAACTACCGAGCAGATTGGGCGGTGGCGCTTGCCGGGTATAGGTTGTTGAGGCTTTGTTGAAGTCGGCAAATTTGGCGCTATACTGGCTTCCAAACTGCTCATAAGGCGACTGCGCATTGATGTGTTTGGTATCGAAACTAACGAATGGACGATTGGCAAACAGTTCGCTATAGCCCGTCGAAAGATTGGCCAGCATAGTGGGGTGGTCGGGCGCATCTTTCATCACCATATTGATGGCTCCACCAACGGCATCTCCCTCCATGCTTGGTGTCAGGGCTTTGTAGACTTCGAGTCGATCGAGCAGTTCGGCCGGGAAAATGTCGAGCGGGACGTAGCGGTAGCGGTTGTCAGGACTGGGAATTTTCACCCCGTTGACGAGTGTGTAATTGTAGCGTTTGTCCATCCCCCGCAGAATGGCATACTGGCCGTCGCCATTGCTGTTCCGTTCAATCGAAATGCCCGAGACACGCTGTATGACATTGGCAACGGTAAGATCGGGCGACAGTTCGATGGTACGGCCTGAGACAATGTTGGTAACCTGCAGCGCATTTCGTTCGAGATCGCGGGCCGTACGGTCGCTGGCTCCGTCGCGTTTGCCCTTCACTGTTACTTCGGTCAGTTGGCGATCTGTATCCGTTTCGAGGAGCAAATCTAGCGTAACTGTTTGGTCGTCAGTCGTAAGGACGACATCACGACTCATGGTTCGGTAGGATACGTAGCTGATTCTGATTGTATGCTTGCCAATCGGTACATTCTTAATCAGAAAGGATCCATCCAGCCCTGATACATTGTAACGTTTAGTGTTTTCTATCAGTAATGTAGCTCCCACTACTGGCTGGCCCGTAGCCGCATCAATGGCCCTTCCCCGGATTGTGCCCGCCCAAACGCTTGAAGCAGTCAGTAGATAAAAACCAGCAATAAGTACAAGTCGATTCATTTGGTTTCCTGAAGAAGGTATCCTCTATGTTGCAACCACTCAATTCCATTTGTGATGGATGCCGCAAAGGTGAAGGCAGGAGAGAGAACCAGACAAATTTGACCCGTGAACAAAAAGGCAACAAGCCTGTCAGGGCCGTATACAACCAGGCAACACAGCTACCATTCGACACTTAATATTCTGGATTTCAACGGATTAATAGCACATTGAAACGCCATTATCTTATTATTAACAATGTGTTTCCTAATTGTGAAGCCGAACAGTGTTCTTTTAAATGTTATAGTTTTTCAGGAGAGGATTGTACTGACGCTGGAAACCGCTGAATGAAGGCGGAGAGTGATTCACCCTCGGCGAGGCTTATTTTCTTGCGTAATCGGTAACGGGCAACGCGTAGACTATCGGGCGAAATACCCAACAGCGTAGCTACGTCTGTCGAGTTGATATTCATCTTTAGTAGCGCAATAAGCCGCAGGTCAGTGGCCGTCAGGTCGGAGAACTGCTGGGTTAACGAATGGAAGAAATCGGGGTGTACCTGGTCGAAAATAGTACGGAAGTCGTCCCAGTATTTATCCTGGTTGAAACTCAGATCGATTTTCTGGGCCAGTTGCCGGAGTAGTTTTTTCTG
This window of the Spirosoma aerolatum genome carries:
- a CDS encoding zinc-dependent alcohol dehydrogenase → MRAAVFHKIGDIRVENTADPRIEDARDALIRVTSTAICGSDLHIYDGFIPQLENEVIGHEFMGIVEEVGTGVTNLKKGDRVVVPFTIACGHCFFCQQNLQMQCENSNHKHYGPDGDLLSEKGGGLFGYTDLYGGYNGGQAEYVRVPYADYGLRHVPESLKDEQVIFLTDIFPTGWSAIEWGELKGGETVAIFGSGPVGLMAQKSAWIQGAGRVIAIDPLNYRLERARRVNKVETLNPDEVDVVEAIRSMTSGRGADVCVDAVGMEANRSLLEKAKAVINLEKGTTKVLELCFRAVRRGGIVSVVGVYGSPTDNFPIGRVFDKGITIRTGQSFVHKNIDHLLDLVVQGKVVLDDIISHILPLSEASRAYELFKNKEDDCTKVVLKP
- a CDS encoding phytase, whose protein sequence is MKFYLVITLSLVACQSTQSTAQQVVKPVIITDTVRHDTDDPAIWINPSDHAKSLIIGTDKDQDGGLYVFDLNGKIVKEVHDLKRPNNVDIAYGLKLAGKPTDIAVTTERFTHKLRIFSLPDMQPVDKGGLDMFVGDTASGFRDLMGIALYKAPSGIVYAMVGRKTGPTTGSYIGQYKLEDDGSGHVKATLIRKFGTYSGKKEIESIAVDNELGYVYYSDEGVGVRKYYADPERGNNELALFAKTGFAEDHEGISIYKTGPKTGYLLVSDQGANQFHIFRREGEPGRPNEHKLLKVVKVAAQVSDGSDVTNIALGKQFPHGLFVAMSEGKTFHYYRWEDIAGKDLK
- a CDS encoding TonB-dependent receptor, whose protein sequence is MNRLVLIAGFYLLTASSVWAGTIRGRAIDAATGQPVVGATLLIENTKRYNVSGLDGSFLIKNVPIGKHTIRISYVSYRTMSRDVVLTTDDQTVTLDLLLETDTDRQLTEVTVKGKRDGASDRTARDLERNALQVTNIVSGRTIELSPDLTVANVIQRVSGISIERNSNGDGQYAILRGMDKRYNYTLVNGVKIPSPDNRYRYVPLDIFPAELLDRLEVYKALTPSMEGDAVGGAINMVMKDAPDHPTMLANLSTGYSELFANRPFVSFDTKHINAQSPYEQFGSQYSAKFADFNKASTTYTRQAPPPNLLGSFAIGNRFFNRKLGVMLAGSLQNTYRGSNSLFFNGDVVDTLRGVTLNKQSEREYSERQTRYGIHAKMDFRVNERNKIQWFNALISLANEQIRETKSTELGIGGFDPVLGNATLGFETRSRLTKQKIYNSTLQGTHQLTPNFGINWSTVYSTATNEVPDQTYVPLLGIRQNFVEKRTTVQDGQRRWEHNSDTDLAGYLNLTLKTNLAGVAVEWLAGGLYRDKQRTNFYNNYTLRPSNPFAQYGVDFSDYNQIVWTIQNPLGSVASALNYDASEKTTSGYLQFRTTDTPLEITGGVRVEHTDQHYAMKFPIGEDNPTGSQVYTDLLPSLHVRYRPTEQTNWRLSYFRSLNRPGFFEIVPYRIVNEEYQERGNPNLKRAIADNVDLRYEFFPRPLEQFMIGLFYKHIQDPIEYTLQKDAIRGQDLYYGPGNFGNATNFGLELDAIKYFRQWGIKANYTYTNSSITTPKSKRIRNTQGDLETITVNQTRALYGQSAHVANLSLLYKDTEHGFDGQLAASYTGGRINTVSQFVDNDLYQKGFVQMDASLEKRLGRASSGRASSGRASSGGGFLLFAKANNLLNTPTEIFIKNVNSKNSDIPNQDISGKTLIRRDFYQRSYVLGIRYKL